In the Clostridium beijerinckii genome, one interval contains:
- the topA gene encoding type I DNA topoisomerase — MGQKLVIVESPAKAKTIGKYLGKNYIVEASMGHVRDLPKSTLGVDIENNYTPKYITIRGKGELIDKLRKAAKKAEKVYLATDPDREGEAISWHLANILKISEDETCRIVFNEVTKTAVKASIKQARKIDLDLVDAQQARRILDRLVGYEISPILWKNVKWGLSAGRVQSAALKLICDREKEINEFIPKEYWSIDCTLKKEKKKFPVRLSTYKGKKIEIGNEETSNGIIKELNKGNFVVKSIKKGKKNRNPLPPFTTSTLQQDANRKLNFMTKRTMSIAQVLYEGVEVKNYGTVGLITYMRTDSVRISEEAQESAKEFIEGTYGKEYLPGAPRVYKGKKNIQDAHEAIRPTYVEITPEIAKENLNPEQYKLYSLIWNRFVASQMASCELNTHSIDIENGDYKFKASGSVISFDGFMKIYEYSNEEDENSVILPELKENEELKVESLNGTQHFTQPQPRYTEASFVKLLEEKGIGRPSTYVPTISTLLGRNYVIREKKNLIPTELGEIVNNIVSEYFRQIVDVDFTADMERKLDDVEEGSENWTQIVEEFFSPLKVAIEKAEKEISKVVIEDKVSDVKCEKCGRMMVIKRGRFGEFLACPGYPECKNAKPIVEELDVPCPECGKPIVAKKSKKGKKFFGCLGYPECKFVSWYEPVKEKCPNCNSYMVAKYSKTKGNYIQCSNSECNYKEEVKKDNSKEE, encoded by the coding sequence ATGGGTCAAAAACTTGTAATTGTTGAGTCGCCGGCTAAAGCAAAAACAATCGGCAAATATTTGGGTAAGAATTATATTGTAGAAGCATCAATGGGACACGTAAGAGATTTACCTAAGAGTACATTAGGTGTTGATATAGAAAATAACTATACTCCTAAGTATATAACTATTAGAGGAAAAGGAGAATTAATAGATAAACTAAGAAAGGCTGCAAAAAAAGCAGAAAAGGTTTATCTCGCAACTGACCCCGATAGAGAAGGTGAAGCGATTTCGTGGCATTTAGCCAATATATTAAAAATTTCAGAGGATGAAACATGCAGAATTGTATTTAATGAGGTTACAAAGACAGCTGTAAAAGCCTCTATAAAACAAGCTAGAAAAATAGACTTGGATTTAGTTGATGCCCAACAAGCAAGAAGAATATTAGATAGACTTGTTGGTTATGAAATAAGTCCGATTTTATGGAAAAATGTAAAGTGGGGACTTAGTGCAGGAAGAGTACAATCAGCTGCTTTAAAATTGATTTGTGACAGAGAAAAGGAAATAAATGAATTTATACCAAAGGAATATTGGTCAATAGACTGTACACTTAAAAAAGAAAAAAAGAAATTTCCAGTTAGGCTATCAACATATAAAGGAAAGAAGATTGAGATTGGAAATGAAGAAACATCAAATGGAATTATAAAAGAGCTTAATAAGGGAAACTTTGTAGTAAAAAGTATAAAAAAAGGTAAGAAAAATAGAAATCCGCTTCCACCTTTTACAACAAGTACTCTTCAACAGGATGCAAATAGAAAATTAAATTTCATGACAAAAAGAACCATGTCGATTGCGCAAGTTCTTTATGAAGGTGTTGAAGTTAAAAATTATGGTACAGTCGGATTGATAACATACATGAGAACTGATTCGGTAAGAATTTCAGAAGAGGCTCAAGAAAGCGCAAAAGAATTTATAGAAGGTACTTATGGAAAAGAGTATCTTCCAGGTGCTCCTAGAGTATATAAAGGTAAGAAAAATATTCAGGATGCTCATGAAGCGATAAGACCTACTTATGTAGAGATTACACCTGAAATTGCTAAAGAAAATTTAAATCCAGAGCAATATAAATTGTATTCTCTAATATGGAATAGATTTGTTGCAAGTCAAATGGCGTCATGCGAATTAAATACACACTCAATAGATATAGAAAATGGAGACTATAAATTTAAAGCATCTGGTTCAGTAATCTCTTTTGATGGTTTTATGAAAATATATGAATACTCAAATGAAGAAGATGAGAATTCTGTAATATTACCAGAGCTTAAGGAAAATGAAGAGTTAAAAGTGGAATCACTAAATGGAACACAACATTTTACACAACCACAGCCAAGGTATACTGAAGCATCTTTTGTTAAATTATTAGAAGAAAAAGGTATAGGCAGACCTAGTACTTATGTTCCAACAATTTCAACTCTTCTAGGAAGGAATTATGTTATTCGTGAAAAGAAGAATCTAATTCCAACTGAACTTGGTGAAATAGTAAATAATATTGTAAGTGAATATTTTAGGCAAATAGTTGATGTTGATTTTACGGCAGATATGGAGAGAAAGCTTGATGATGTAGAAGAAGGATCTGAGAATTGGACTCAAATAGTAGAGGAATTTTTTAGTCCACTAAAAGTTGCTATTGAAAAGGCTGAAAAAGAAATATCTAAAGTAGTAATTGAAGATAAGGTCAGCGATGTAAAATGTGAAAAATGCGGTCGTATGATGGTTATTAAAAGAGGAAGGTTTGGAGAATTTTTGGCATGTCCTGGATATCCGGAGTGTAAGAATGCTAAACCTATAGTTGAGGAATTAGATGTTCCATGTCCTGAATGTGGAAAACCAATTGTAGCTAAGAAGAGCAAAAAGGGAAAGAAATTCTTTGGATGTTTAGGTTACCCTGAATGTAAATTTGTAAGTTGGTATGAACCAGTAAAAGAAAAATGTCCTAATTGTAATTCCTATATGGTAGCAAAGTATTCGAAAACAAAAGGAAACTATATACAATGCTCAAATAGTGAGTGTAATTATAAAGAAGAAGTAAAAAAAGATAACTCAAAAGAAGAGTAG
- the codY gene encoding GTP-sensing pleiotropic transcriptional regulator CodY: MSSLLTKTRMLNKILQKSGTEPVAFQDICTLLSEVLECNVYIISKKGKVLGYTFGKDFECEAMKKKVIEDKKFPEDYNKTLLEVNETLSNLPNEGRCVFQEIGKCKKVDKLSTIVPIIGSRERLGTLILARFGNPFTDEDLVIVEYSATIVGMEMLRAMQDEITEDTRKKAVVQLAIGTLSYSELEAVEHIFDELNGNEGLLVASKIADKVGITRSVIVNALRKFESAGVIESRSLGMKGTYIRILNEKLIDELKKIK; this comes from the coding sequence ATGTCATCATTATTAACTAAAACTAGAATGTTAAATAAGATTCTGCAGAAATCTGGTACAGAACCTGTAGCGTTTCAAGATATATGTACATTATTAAGTGAAGTTCTTGAATGTAATGTGTACATAATAAGCAAAAAAGGGAAAGTACTTGGATATACTTTTGGTAAAGATTTTGAATGTGAAGCCATGAAGAAAAAAGTAATAGAGGATAAAAAATTTCCAGAAGATTATAATAAGACATTGTTGGAAGTTAATGAAACATTATCTAATCTCCCTAATGAAGGCAGATGTGTATTTCAAGAGATTGGTAAGTGCAAGAAGGTAGATAAGCTATCAACAATAGTTCCTATTATAGGAAGTAGAGAAAGACTAGGAACATTAATTTTAGCTAGATTCGGTAATCCATTTACTGATGAGGACTTAGTTATAGTAGAATATAGTGCAACGATTGTAGGTATGGAAATGCTTAGAGCTATGCAGGATGAAATAACAGAAGATACTAGAAAAAAAGCAGTAGTTCAGTTAGCTATAGGAACTCTTTCGTACTCAGAATTGGAAGCAGTTGAACATATTTTTGATGAGTTAAATGGAAATGAAGGACTTTTAGTGGCTTCAAAGATAGCGGATAAAGTTGGTATAACTAGAAGCGTTATAGTAAATGCACTTAGAAAATTTGAAAGCGCAGGAGTTATTGAATCAAGATCACTTGGAATGAAAGGTACTTATATTAGAATATTAAATGAAAAGCTAATAGATGAGTTAAAAAAGATTAAATAA
- the rpsB gene encoding 30S ribosomal protein S2 — protein sequence MSVISMKQLLEAGVHFGHQTRRWNPKMAPYIFTERNGIYIIDLQKTVKKAEEAYNFVKQVAEEGKDILFVGTKKQAQEAIQEEAIRSNMHFVNNRWLGGMLTNFSTIRGRIRKLEQIEKMQEDGTFDVLPKKEVIKLKGEMEKLEKNLGGIRNLDASNVGAMFIVDPRKEKNAILEAKILGIPVVAIVDTNCDPEEVDYVIPGNDDAIRAVKLITAKMADAIMEGRQGEQLAE from the coding sequence ATGTCAGTAATATCAATGAAACAATTATTAGAAGCAGGTGTACACTTCGGTCACCAAACAAGAAGATGGAATCCTAAAATGGCTCCATATATCTTCACAGAAAGAAACGGGATCTATATAATAGACCTTCAAAAAACAGTTAAGAAAGCTGAAGAAGCTTATAACTTCGTTAAGCAAGTAGCTGAAGAAGGAAAAGATATACTTTTCGTTGGAACTAAGAAACAAGCTCAAGAAGCAATACAAGAAGAAGCTATCAGAAGTAACATGCATTTCGTAAATAATAGATGGTTAGGTGGAATGTTAACAAACTTCTCAACTATCAGAGGTAGAATAAGAAAATTAGAACAAATTGAAAAAATGCAAGAAGATGGAACTTTTGACGTTCTTCCTAAGAAAGAAGTTATAAAGCTTAAAGGCGAAATGGAAAAACTTGAAAAGAATCTTGGTGGTATCAGAAACTTAGATGCATCAAACGTTGGAGCAATGTTTATAGTTGATCCAAGAAAAGAAAAAAATGCTATCTTAGAAGCTAAGATTTTAGGAATACCAGTTGTTGCTATTGTAGATACTAACTGTGATCCAGAAGAAGTTGACTACGTAATCCCAGGTAATGACGATGCTATTAGAGCTGTTAAATTAATAACTGCTAAAATGGCTGATGCTATTATGGAAGGAAGACAAGGCGAACAATTAGCTGAGTAG
- the tsf gene encoding translation elongation factor Ts → MANISAQLVKELREMTGAKMMDCKKALVETEGSIEKAVEFLREKGLADAAKKSGRVAAEGIVKTYISDDKKTGTVLEFNCETDFVALNEEFVGFADKLAKMVAETSVKTVEELLEEKFDGEATVAESLKALIAKLGENMSVRRFTKFAIDNGIVSSYIHGGGRIGVLVEVSCDKASEVLDEVAKEVCMQIAAANPLFLGKDDVDATSMEKEKEIYRVQALNEGKPENIVEKMVMGRIQKYFKEVCLLEQPWVKDSDKTINKFLEEKSKEVGSPVKITRFVRYERGEGIEVEKVDFAEEVARQIGK, encoded by the coding sequence ATGGCAAATATAAGCGCACAATTAGTTAAAGAACTAAGAGAAATGACTGGAGCTAAAATGATGGATTGTAAGAAAGCTCTAGTTGAAACAGAAGGAAGTATTGAAAAGGCTGTTGAATTCTTAAGAGAAAAAGGACTTGCAGATGCAGCTAAGAAGTCAGGTAGAGTTGCTGCTGAAGGTATAGTTAAGACATATATTTCAGATGATAAGAAAACAGGAACAGTTCTTGAATTCAACTGTGAAACAGACTTTGTTGCATTAAACGAAGAATTTGTTGGTTTTGCTGATAAGTTAGCTAAAATGGTAGCTGAAACTTCAGTTAAAACAGTAGAAGAACTTCTTGAAGAAAAGTTTGATGGAGAAGCAACAGTAGCAGAAAGTTTAAAAGCTTTAATAGCAAAACTTGGTGAAAACATGTCAGTAAGAAGATTTACTAAATTCGCTATTGATAATGGAATAGTTAGTAGCTATATTCATGGTGGTGGAAGAATTGGAGTTTTAGTAGAAGTTTCTTGTGATAAGGCTTCAGAAGTTTTAGATGAAGTTGCAAAAGAAGTTTGTATGCAAATTGCAGCAGCAAACCCATTATTCTTAGGTAAAGATGATGTTGATGCAACATCTATGGAAAAAGAAAAAGAAATCTATAGAGTTCAAGCTTTAAATGAAGGAAAACCAGAAAATATCGTTGAAAAAATGGTAATGGGAAGAATTCAAAAGTACTTTAAAGAAGTTTGTCTTTTAGAACAACCATGGGTAAAAGATTCTGATAAGACAATCAATAAATTCTTAGAAGAGAAATCTAAAGAGGTTGGTTCTCCAGTTAAGATAACTAGATTCGTAAGATACGAAAGAGGAGAAGGAATCGAAGTTGAAAAGGTAGACTTTGCTGAAGAAGTTGCAAGACAAATCGGTAAATAG
- the pyrH gene encoding UMP kinase, whose product MADCKYKRVILKLSGEALAGVNGFGLDFSVAKRIALEIKELIDMGVEVGTVVGGGNIWRGRSGEGMDRTTADYMGMMATCINALALQDSLEQVGVKTRVQTAIEMKEIAEPFIRRRAMRHLEKGRVVIFAAGTGNPYFSTDTTAALRAAEIEADVILLAKKVDGVYDKDPHKYSDAKKYDTLSYIEVLEQGLQVMDSTATSLCMDNEIPILVFGLDEPGNIRRAMYGENIGTLVATQPRK is encoded by the coding sequence ATGGCAGATTGTAAATACAAGAGAGTAATTTTAAAGCTTTCAGGAGAAGCGTTAGCAGGAGTTAATGGATTTGGGCTTGATTTTAGTGTAGCAAAAAGAATTGCGCTTGAAATTAAAGAATTAATTGATATGGGCGTTGAAGTAGGAACAGTAGTTGGTGGCGGAAACATTTGGAGAGGTAGAAGTGGAGAAGGCATGGACAGAACTACTGCAGATTACATGGGAATGATGGCAACTTGTATAAATGCATTAGCGCTACAAGATTCTTTAGAACAAGTTGGAGTTAAAACAAGAGTACAAACTGCTATAGAAATGAAGGAAATTGCAGAACCATTCATAAGAAGAAGAGCAATGAGACACTTAGAAAAAGGAAGAGTTGTTATATTTGCTGCTGGTACAGGAAATCCATATTTTTCAACAGATACTACTGCAGCGCTTAGAGCTGCTGAAATTGAAGCGGATGTAATTCTTTTAGCTAAAAAGGTTGATGGAGTTTATGATAAAGACCCTCATAAGTATTCAGATGCAAAAAAATATGATACACTATCATATATAGAAGTATTAGAACAAGGATTACAAGTAATGGACTCTACAGCAACTTCATTGTGTATGGACAATGAAATTCCTATCCTTGTATTTGGGTTAGATGAGCCGGGAAATATTAGAAGAGCTATGTATGGAGAAAATATAGGTACATTAGTTGCAACACAACCAAGAAAATAA
- the frr gene encoding ribosome recycling factor, which yields MIKDIIQNAEEKMKKTISVLKSDLSTMKAGRANPTMLDRIHVEYYGSMCPLSQVANVSAPEPRVLMITPWEKPLLKEIEKAILKSDLGLNPSSDGSIIRLVIPELTEETRKTLVKNVKKTGEEAKVAIRSIRKTANDKIKALKKDEDLSEDQVKKAEDEVQKKTDAVVKEIDSIIAAKEKEVLSV from the coding sequence ATGATTAAGGATATTATTCAAAATGCAGAAGAAAAAATGAAAAAAACAATATCTGTATTAAAATCAGATTTATCAACAATGAAAGCAGGAAGAGCGAACCCTACGATGCTTGATAGAATTCATGTTGAATATTATGGAAGCATGTGCCCACTTAGCCAAGTAGCTAATGTTTCAGCTCCAGAGCCAAGAGTACTTATGATAACACCGTGGGAAAAGCCTCTATTGAAAGAGATAGAAAAAGCTATATTGAAATCAGATTTAGGATTAAATCCTTCAAGTGATGGTTCAATCATCAGACTAGTAATACCAGAATTAACAGAAGAAACTAGAAAAACTCTTGTTAAAAATGTTAAGAAAACAGGAGAAGAAGCTAAAGTAGCTATAAGATCAATAAGAAAAACTGCTAATGATAAAATAAAAGCCTTGAAAAAGGATGAGGATTTATCAGAAGATCAAGTAAAGAAAGCTGAAGATGAGGTTCAAAAGAAGACTGATGCAGTTGTAAAGGAAATAGATTCTATAATTGCTGCAAAAGAAAAAGAAGTCTTATCGGTTTAA
- a CDS encoding isoprenyl transferase: MLNIFKSKKEFNQDFDLDMNNIPNHIAIIMDGNGRWAKEQNLPRSMGHRAGVETIRRILKEATRLGIKNLTLYAFSTENWARPKDEVGTLMKLLVTYLKRELKECHENGVRMNVLGDTSKLPKECQNALEEALETTRNNTKINLNFALNYGGRNEIVRAIKLINSDIKNGKLNEEDINEALVEKYLYTKGIPDPDLIIRPSGEQRLSNFLLWQCAYSEFWYSDINWPDFKEKDLRKAIADYQNRDRRFGKVK; this comes from the coding sequence ATGTTAAATATATTTAAATCAAAAAAGGAATTTAATCAAGATTTTGACTTGGATATGAATAACATACCAAATCATATAGCTATAATAATGGATGGAAATGGACGATGGGCAAAAGAACAGAATTTACCTAGAAGTATGGGACATAGAGCAGGAGTAGAGACTATTAGAAGGATTTTAAAGGAAGCAACAAGGCTTGGAATAAAAAATCTGACTTTATATGCTTTTTCAACTGAAAATTGGGCTAGACCTAAAGATGAAGTAGGAACACTAATGAAGCTTTTAGTAACTTATCTAAAAAGGGAACTAAAAGAATGCCATGAGAATGGAGTTAGAATGAATGTTTTAGGAGATACTTCGAAATTACCCAAGGAATGCCAGAATGCATTAGAAGAAGCTTTAGAAACCACTCGAAATAATACAAAAATAAATTTGAATTTTGCACTAAATTATGGTGGTAGAAATGAAATTGTCAGAGCTATAAAACTTATTAATTCAGATATAAAGAATGGCAAATTAAACGAAGAAGATATTAATGAAGCTTTAGTAGAGAAGTATTTATATACAAAAGGGATACCTGACCCGGATTTAATTATTAGACCATCAGGGGAACAAAGGCTTAGTAACTTTTTATTATGGCAATGTGCTTACTCAGAATTTTGGTATTCTGATATTAATTGGCCTGATTTTAAAGAAAAAGATTTAAGAAAAGCTATAGCGGATTATCAAAATAGAGATAGGCGCTTTGGAAAAGTTAAATAG
- a CDS encoding phosphatidate cytidylyltransferase has protein sequence MKSNNRYLGAAMIAPFIVFVFLGGIYLKCFIFALSAMALWEFYNALKENDLKPMRSAGYILLIIYYLLNNNFENMMYVVVAATFILLIFPVINLKYTFIDTSLTLLGFIYCGILFSFVYLVNVKAHGEFLVWIIFIGSWLSDTAAFYSGKLFGKHKLSPKVSPKKTIEGSIGGLVGATVFTGIFGIVVQRYVNIMPIYNYFIIGILCGLFGQLGDLVASSIKRYVGVKDYSNLIPGHGGVLDRFDSIIFAAAAVFYYLTFIIRI, from the coding sequence TTGAAGTCTAATAATAGATATTTGGGTGCTGCTATGATTGCTCCATTTATAGTATTTGTATTTCTTGGAGGAATTTATCTTAAATGCTTTATATTCGCATTGTCAGCAATGGCTTTATGGGAATTTTACAATGCGTTAAAAGAGAATGATTTAAAACCAATGAGAAGTGCGGGATATATCCTGTTGATAATATATTATCTTTTGAATAACAATTTCGAAAATATGATGTATGTTGTTGTTGCTGCAACGTTCATATTATTGATATTTCCGGTTATAAATTTGAAATATACTTTTATTGACACATCACTAACATTGCTTGGATTTATATATTGTGGAATTTTATTTAGTTTTGTGTATCTTGTTAATGTGAAAGCACATGGTGAATTTTTAGTTTGGATTATATTTATAGGGTCATGGCTTTCAGATACAGCCGCTTTTTATAGCGGAAAGCTCTTTGGAAAGCACAAGCTTTCGCCTAAAGTGTCACCTAAGAAAACCATAGAAGGTTCAATAGGAGGACTTGTAGGAGCAACTGTTTTTACAGGTATATTTGGAATAGTAGTGCAAAGATATGTTAATATTATGCCGATATATAATTATTTCATTATCGGTATTTTATGCGGATTATTTGGACAATTGGGAGATTTGGTTGCATCATCAATAAAAAGATATGTAGGAGTAAAAGATTATAGTAATCTAATTCCTGGTCATGGAGGAGTTCTAGATAGATTTGATAGTATAATTTTTGCAGCAGCAGCAGTGTTTTATTACTTAACTTTTATAATAAGAATTTAA
- a CDS encoding AI-2E family transporter, producing MKNIFKTYKKLFSLLLSFVFVLIGTFFIKYYFKPFLSMIIIIIVCAPIYKIMIKAKMPSKIAGALSIVTVNIIIILVTIYLGSEIFYIIKKLYLTNLEWIEKFIQDISVALNVNFNNLEIGKSVISIINDQNIRKGAVNTGDSVLAYFIGNICAFFILIDKSKILELISMLLPKEMMMKFRDQKENFTQMIGIEGILVIISTMEIIMGFCILGVSNFFALGIVCGILDILPYVGTIIVFIPIIIYNIIMKNFLTAFGLICLYILVQVIREILEAKFLGDKLDMHPLVILLSIYIGVKIFGVLGILIGPMYSILAKEIIYSTE from the coding sequence GTGAAGAATATTTTTAAAACTTATAAGAAACTTTTCTCACTTTTATTGTCTTTCGTATTTGTATTAATAGGAACCTTTTTTATAAAATACTATTTTAAGCCGTTTTTATCCATGATTATAATAATTATAGTATGCGCTCCTATATACAAAATCATGATTAAGGCTAAAATGCCAAGTAAAATTGCGGGGGCTTTAAGTATTGTTACTGTCAATATTATTATAATACTTGTGACAATATATTTGGGAAGTGAAATTTTTTATATAATAAAAAAATTATACTTAACAAATTTAGAATGGATAGAGAAATTTATTCAAGATATTTCAGTTGCGCTAAATGTAAATTTTAATAATTTGGAAATTGGAAAGAGCGTAATATCCATAATTAATGATCAGAATATAAGGAAGGGAGCAGTAAATACTGGAGATAGTGTTTTAGCTTACTTTATAGGAAACATATGTGCTTTCTTTATATTGATTGATAAGTCAAAAATTTTAGAACTAATTTCTATGTTGCTTCCAAAGGAAATGATGATGAAATTTAGAGATCAAAAAGAAAATTTTACTCAAATGATTGGGATAGAAGGAATCTTAGTTATAATTTCAACTATGGAGATAATAATGGGATTTTGTATACTTGGAGTATCGAATTTTTTTGCCCTTGGTATAGTGTGTGGAATATTGGATATTTTGCCATATGTTGGAACTATAATTGTATTTATTCCGATTATAATATACAATATTATAATGAAGAATTTCCTTACTGCATTTGGTCTTATATGTCTATATATACTAGTGCAAGTTATTAGGGAAATACTAGAGGCTAAATTTTTAGGCGACAAATTAGATATGCATCCTCTTGTTATATTGTTATCTATATACATAGGAGTAAAAATATTTGGTGTTTTAGGTATATTAATTGGCCCAATGTATAGCATTCTAGCAAAAGAAATAATTTATAGTACTGAGTGA
- the dxr gene encoding 1-deoxy-D-xylulose-5-phosphate reductoisomerase gives MKNISILGATGSIGSQTLDVIRKSNGELKLIGVTANTSVKKVIEIIEEFKPSYVGMMDAVSAHEIKKYCEEHNKKIKVLEGIEGLDKIASLNEIDMVVTSVVGMIGLEPTMKAIEAKKDIALANKETLVVAGEIVMKAAKENNVKIFPVDSEHSAIFQCLRGNDINTLRKIILTASGGPFRGRTLESLEDIKVEDALKHPKWNMGRKISIDSATLMNKGLEVIEAHWLFNCDYDNIQVVVHPQSIVHSMVEYNDGSIVAQLGAQDMRLPIQYALLYENREKRIADTIDFYEISQLTFEKPDIDTFKALNLAFKAGKAGRLMPTILNGANEAAVELFLDRKIKFLQIADIIERCMEVFKTQANKELTLENIIELDKEVKEYVIKNAVL, from the coding sequence ATGAAAAACATTTCTATACTAGGGGCTACAGGTTCGATAGGATCTCAGACCTTAGATGTAATAAGAAAATCAAATGGAGAACTAAAGCTTATAGGAGTAACGGCGAACACATCTGTAAAAAAAGTTATTGAGATAATTGAAGAGTTCAAACCTTCTTATGTAGGTATGATGGATGCTGTAAGTGCTCACGAAATAAAAAAGTATTGTGAAGAGCATAATAAAAAGATTAAAGTATTGGAAGGGATAGAAGGACTTGATAAGATAGCATCTTTAAATGAAATTGATATGGTAGTAACTTCTGTAGTTGGAATGATAGGATTAGAGCCAACTATGAAAGCTATAGAGGCAAAAAAAGACATTGCTCTTGCCAATAAGGAAACTTTGGTTGTAGCAGGCGAAATTGTGATGAAAGCTGCCAAAGAGAACAATGTAAAAATATTTCCAGTCGATTCGGAACACAGTGCTATATTTCAATGCTTAAGGGGGAATGATATAAATACTTTGAGAAAAATAATTTTAACTGCTTCAGGAGGACCTTTTAGAGGAAGAACTTTAGAAAGTCTTGAAGATATAAAGGTGGAAGATGCACTGAAACATCCAAAATGGAATATGGGGAGAAAAATTTCCATAGATTCTGCGACACTTATGAATAAAGGACTTGAAGTGATAGAAGCACATTGGCTTTTTAACTGTGATTATGATAATATACAGGTCGTAGTTCATCCACAAAGTATTGTGCATTCGATGGTAGAATATAATGATGGAAGTATAGTTGCACAACTTGGAGCACAGGATATGAGATTACCAATACAATATGCTCTACTTTACGAAAATAGGGAAAAGCGTATTGCAGATACAATAGATTTTTATGAAATATCTCAATTAACATTTGAAAAACCTGATATAGATACTTTTAAGGCTTTAAATTTAGCGTTTAAAGCTGGAAAAGCAGGTAGACTTATGCCAACTATTTTAAATGGAGCAAATGAAGCAGCGGTAGAGTTGTTTTTAGATAGAAAGATAAAATTTTTACAAATAGCTGACATAATAGAAAGATGCATGGAAGTATTTAAAACTCAGGCAAATAAAGAATTAACCCTAGAAAACATTATTGAGTTAGATAAAGAAGTTAAGGAATATGTAATAAAAAATGCGGTACTTTAA
- the rseP gene encoding RIP metalloprotease RseP has product MYIILAILAFGVLIIVHELGHFTLAKLNGVRVEEFSIGMGPKIFSNQGKETQYSLRLFPIGGYVKMMGEEESVEDERSFSAKSPLRRISIIIAGVFMNYVLAIVIFTFFIHAFGYTNKIPTGVTPDSPASEAGILPGDKIVKVNGMRAFSYDNISAGIVLANGNPVDISIERNGEKKDVTVTPMKNEQGQLLIGLNFERIQNPGYSESFKQSFNQTASLVSQTFKGLEMIFTGKANLKTDVGGPLTIVKISAETAKAGIWPLLYFTAFLSVNLAVFNLLPFPALDGGWCVILLIELITRRKVPDKIVGVLNYIGFAALIGLMILVTIKDILFPVKF; this is encoded by the coding sequence ATGTATATAATTTTGGCTATATTAGCATTTGGAGTCTTGATAATAGTTCACGAGCTTGGACATTTTACATTAGCTAAACTTAATGGGGTAAGAGTAGAAGAATTTTCAATTGGAATGGGACCGAAAATCTTTTCTAACCAAGGAAAAGAAACACAATATTCTTTGAGGTTATTTCCAATAGGTGGATATGTAAAAATGATGGGAGAGGAAGAAAGTGTTGAAGACGAAAGAAGTTTTTCAGCAAAATCTCCATTAAGAAGAATAAGCATAATAATTGCTGGTGTATTTATGAATTATGTATTAGCGATAGTTATTTTTACTTTCTTTATACATGCGTTTGGGTACACAAATAAGATTCCGACTGGAGTTACTCCAGATTCACCAGCCTCAGAAGCTGGGATTTTACCAGGAGATAAAATCGTGAAAGTAAATGGAATGAGAGCTTTCTCATACGATAATATTTCGGCTGGAATAGTATTAGCAAATGGAAATCCAGTAGATATTTCTATTGAAAGAAATGGAGAAAAGAAGGACGTTACGGTAACACCAATGAAGAATGAACAAGGACAATTATTAATAGGGCTTAATTTTGAAAGAATTCAAAATCCAGGATATTCAGAGAGTTTTAAGCAGAGCTTTAATCAGACAGCTTCGTTAGTTTCTCAAACTTTTAAAGGTTTAGAGATGATATTCACAGGTAAGGCTAATCTAAAAACTGATGTAGGTGGTCCACTTACAATAGTTAAGATTTCGGCAGAAACTGCTAAAGCTGGAATTTGGCCGCTACTTTACTTTACTGCTTTTTTAAGTGTTAATTTAGCTGTTTTTAATCTTTTACCTTTCCCAGCTTTAGATGGAGGCTGGTGTGTGATATTACTTATAGAGTTAATAACTAGAAGAAAGGTTCCGGATAAAATAGTTGGAGTTTTAAATTATATAGGATTTGCTGCACTTATAGGTTTGATGATATTAGTAACAATAAAAGATATATTGTTCCCTGTAAAGTTCTAA